One part of the Helicobacter cetorum MIT 99-5656 genome encodes these proteins:
- a CDS encoding peptidase U32 family protein has protein sequence MNKIAELLSPAGNLKKLKIALNYGADAVYGGVSHFSLRNRASKEFTLDSFKEGIDYAHSLNKKVYATINGFPFNAQLKLLEEHISKMAELNPDAFIIATPGVVRLAQKIAPNIPIHLSTQANVLNVLDAQVFYDMGVKRIVCARELSLNDAIEIKKALPNLELEIFVHGSMCFAFSGRCLISALQSGRVPNRGSCANDCRFDYEYYVRNPDNGVMMRLVEEEGVGTHIFNAKDLNLSSHIAEILSSNAISALKIEGRTKSDYYAAQTTRIYRLAIDDFYHNIHRPNFYADELNTLKNRGFTDGYLMRRPFERLDTQNHQTAISEGDYQVNGEITEDGHFFACKFTTTTNIAYEIIAPKNATITPIVNEIGKIYAFEKRYYLVLYKILLENNTELETIHSGNVNLVRLPAPLPAFSFLRTKLGSKSLN, from the coding sequence TTGAATAAAATTGCTGAATTGCTCTCTCCAGCGGGTAATTTAAAAAAACTTAAAATCGCTTTGAATTATGGTGCCGATGCGGTTTATGGGGGAGTAAGTCATTTTTCCTTACGCAATCGTGCGAGCAAAGAATTTACTTTGGATTCATTTAAGGAAGGGATTGACTACGCCCACAGCTTAAATAAAAAAGTCTATGCCACGATTAATGGCTTTCCTTTTAACGCCCAACTCAAACTCTTAGAAGAGCATATTTCTAAAATGGCAGAGCTTAATCCTGATGCTTTTATCATCGCTACTCCTGGTGTTGTAAGATTAGCTCAAAAAATCGCTCCAAACATTCCTATCCACTTATCTACACAAGCAAATGTTTTAAATGTGCTTGATGCGCAAGTGTTTTATGATATGGGGGTTAAGCGCATTGTGTGTGCGAGAGAATTAAGCCTAAATGATGCCATTGAGATTAAAAAAGCGTTGCCTAATTTAGAATTAGAAATCTTTGTGCATGGGAGCATGTGCTTTGCATTTTCTGGGCGTTGCTTGATTTCAGCCTTACAAAGTGGGCGTGTGCCAAATCGTGGCAGTTGTGCGAATGATTGCAGATTTGATTATGAATATTATGTGAGAAACCCCGATAATGGCGTAATGATGAGACTTGTTGAAGAAGAGGGTGTAGGCACACATATTTTCAATGCCAAAGATTTAAATTTATCAAGTCATATTGCTGAAATTCTAAGCTCTAATGCCATTAGCGCACTTAAAATTGAAGGGCGCACTAAGTCTGATTATTATGCCGCACAAACCACACGCATTTATCGCTTGGCTATTGATGATTTTTATCACAATATCCATCGCCCTAATTTCTATGCTGATGAATTGAACACGCTTAAAAATAGGGGCTTTACCGATGGCTATTTAATGCGAAGACCCTTTGAAAGGCTTGATACACAAAACCACCAAACAGCCATTAGTGAGGGAGATTACCAAGTTAATGGCGAGATTACTGAAGATGGACACTTTTTTGCATGCAAATTCACCACTACCACCAACATCGCCTATGAAATCATCGCCCCAAAAAACGCCACTATCACGCCCATTGTCAATGAGATTGGCAAAATTTATGCATTTGAAAAGCGCTATTACTTGGTGCTGTATAAAATTCTTTTAGAAAATAACACCGAATTAGAAACTATCCATAGTGGGAATGTCAATCTAGTGCGTTTGCCAGCCCCTTTGCCCGCTTTTAGTTTTCTGCGCACTAAGTTAGGGTCTAAGAGCTTGAATTAA
- a CDS encoding CiaD-like domain-containing protein, with product MELKNIISETLNEIQKVAKTIDDEFDVTKKVSSFFKTPPCLQNAQNTNETTNTTLEQESVSKTNQKMEKEEETQEKIIEETITETSEKTCVSNEQVFLKDLLDRTLVLFKGMQALEPQEAIERLDLVVHFLEYQLSVLEKRLEFLEQEPKEC from the coding sequence ATGGAATTAAAAAATATTATTTCAGAAACCCTTAATGAAATTCAAAAAGTGGCTAAAACCATAGATGACGAATTTGATGTTACTAAAAAGGTGTCGTCATTTTTCAAAACGCCCCCTTGCTTGCAAAACGCACAAAATACAAATGAAACAACAAATACCACCTTAGAACAAGAAAGTGTCTCTAAAACTAATCAAAAGATGGAAAAAGAAGAAGAAACACAAGAAAAAATTATAGAAGAAACCATAACAGAGACTTCCGAGAAAACTTGCGTTTCAAACGAGCAAGTTTTTTTAAAAGATTTATTAGACAGAACCCTAGTACTATTTAAAGGAATGCAAGCCTTAGAGCCACAAGAAGCCATAGAGCGTTTGGATTTGGTGGTGCATTTTTTAGAATATCAATTGAGCGTGCTTGAGAAGCGTTTGGAATTTTTAGAACAAGAGCCTAAAGAGTGCTAA
- a CDS encoding molybdopterin molybdotransferase MoeA: MISFKEALKINSSIPLKPLEIETISLFESVGRVLANDIICTHALPKFNQSAMDGYGFKTQDLGKKTKVIKHIFAGENSSSLEIKENECVKIMTGAMVPKGVETIIPIECMLESDKNFALAPKDFKTNANIRLKGENASLNSVLVTKNTHLNYGHIALIASQGLREIKVFRKLKIALFSSGDELVPLGQNALEHQIYDVNSVSIFNMLKNYNTHFLGILKDDKDLQLKQLELQDYDVILSSAGVSVGDKDFFKDALKEKNALFHYEKVNLKPGKPITLAQLDTSIVVGLPGNPLSCLLVLRTLILPLLERLSLNKDFGLKTFKAKINAPLKLKGKRTHLILGNYLENKFIPYNNNHYEAGAIQALAQADTIALIDEGVELVQGEIEILRFEN, from the coding sequence ATGATTAGTTTTAAAGAAGCCCTAAAAATCAACTCTAGCATTCCCCTAAAACCCTTAGAAATAGAGACTATCTCTTTATTTGAAAGCGTAGGGCGTGTTCTAGCCAATGATATTATTTGCACCCATGCTTTGCCCAAATTTAATCAAAGTGCCATGGATGGCTATGGTTTTAAAACACAAGATTTAGGCAAAAAAACTAAAGTCATTAAACACATCTTTGCTGGAGAAAATTCAAGCTCTTTAGAAATCAAAGAGAATGAATGCGTTAAAATTATGACCGGAGCTATGGTGCCAAAGGGCGTAGAAACTATCATTCCTATAGAATGCATGCTAGAGAGCGATAAAAATTTCGCCCTAGCTCCCAAAGACTTCAAAACTAATGCTAATATCCGTTTAAAGGGCGAAAACGCTTCCTTAAACAGCGTTCTAGTAACCAAAAATACCCATTTGAATTATGGGCATATCGCACTCATTGCATCTCAAGGATTAAGAGAAATCAAAGTGTTTAGAAAATTAAAAATCGCCCTATTCAGTAGTGGCGATGAATTAGTGCCTTTAGGGCAAAACGCCTTAGAACACCAAATTTATGATGTCAATTCAGTAAGTATTTTTAACATGCTTAAAAACTATAACACGCATTTTTTAGGCATTTTAAAAGATGATAAAGACTTACAGCTCAAACAACTTGAATTACAAGACTATGATGTTATCCTTTCAAGTGCAGGAGTGAGTGTGGGGGATAAAGACTTTTTTAAAGACGCTTTGAAAGAAAAAAACGCCCTATTTCATTATGAAAAAGTCAATCTCAAACCCGGAAAACCCATAACTTTAGCTCAGCTTGATACAAGTATTGTTGTGGGCTTACCCGGTAATCCTTTGAGTTGCTTATTAGTTTTACGCACTTTGATTTTACCCCTACTAGAGCGACTATCCTTAAACAAAGACTTTGGGTTAAAAACCTTCAAGGCTAAAATTAATGCCCCCCTAAAGCTTAAAGGCAAACGCACGCACTTGATTTTAGGCAACTATTTAGAAAACAAATTCATTCCCTACAATAATAATCATTATGAAGCCGGAGCCATTCAAGCTCTAGCACAGGCTGATACAATCGCTTTAATTGATGAAGGAGTAGAATTAGTTCAGGGCGAAATTGAAATTTTAAGGTTTGAAAATTAA
- a CDS encoding YebC/PmpR family DNA-binding transcriptional regulator has protein sequence MGRAFEYRRAAKEKRWDKMSKIFPKLAKAITLAAKEGGGDPTTNAKLRTAILNAKAQNMPKDNIDAAIKRATSKEGNLSEITYEGKANFGVLIVMECMTDNPTRTIANLKSYFNKTQGASIVPNGSLEFMFNRKSVFECLKSEVENLKLSLEDLELALIDYGLEELEEIEDKIIVKGDYNSFKLLNEGFESLNLPILKAGLQRVATSPIELNDEQMELTEKLLDRIEDDDDVVALYTNIE, from the coding sequence ATGGGAAGAGCATTTGAATACAGACGAGCCGCTAAAGAAAAACGCTGGGATAAGATGAGTAAGATTTTTCCTAAACTTGCTAAAGCTATCACTCTAGCGGCAAAAGAAGGTGGGGGAGACCCAACTACTAACGCAAAGCTTCGCACAGCCATTTTGAATGCTAAGGCACAAAACATGCCTAAAGACAATATTGATGCAGCCATTAAAAGAGCCACGAGTAAAGAGGGTAATTTAAGCGAAATCACTTATGAAGGCAAGGCAAATTTTGGTGTGCTAATTGTTATGGAGTGCATGACAGATAACCCTACTAGAACCATTGCTAATCTCAAAAGCTATTTCAATAAAACTCAAGGGGCAAGTATTGTGCCTAATGGCTCTTTAGAGTTTATGTTTAACAGAAAAAGCGTGTTTGAATGTTTGAAGAGCGAAGTAGAAAATCTGAAATTAAGCCTTGAAGATTTAGAACTCGCCTTAATTGATTATGGTTTAGAAGAATTAGAAGAAATAGAAGATAAGATTATTGTTAAGGGGGATTATAATAGTTTTAAACTTTTAAATGAAGGGTTTGAAAGCTTGAATCTACCTATCTTAAAAGCTGGTTTGCAACGCGTTGCTACAAGCCCTATTGAATTGAATGATGAGCAAATGGAATTAACTGAAAAATTGCTAGATAGAATTGAAGATGATGATGATGTGGTGGCACTTTATACAAATATTGAATAA
- the prfB gene encoding peptide chain release factor 2: MDNYTYSELLKSLQNKCDNIAQIIKPDEIKQELERIQKEQEDPNFWQDALKARDINKEKVRLTRLLETYQKTQNALDESLELFELAQNDNDEATLSLLYEEAQDLEHSVQKVEIEVMLSGENDNSNAIITIQPGAGGTESQDWASILYRMYLRWAERRGFKSEILDYQDGEEAGIKGVAFIIKGENAYGYLKNESGVHRLVRISPFDANAKRHTSFASVQISPELDDGIDIEIDEKDVRYDYYRASGAGGQHVNKTESAVRITHFPTGIVVQCQNDRSQHKNKASALKMLKSKLYELELEKQQNSAKNEEKSEIGWGHQIRSYVLAPYQQVKDARSNSAYSNVEAILDGDIDEILEGVLIAKA, encoded by the coding sequence GTGGATAACTATACCTATAGTGAATTATTAAAAAGCTTACAAAACAAATGCGACAATATCGCTCAAATCATCAAACCTGATGAGATTAAGCAAGAATTAGAACGCATTCAAAAAGAGCAAGAAGACCCTAATTTTTGGCAAGACGCTTTGAAAGCTAGAGACATCAATAAAGAAAAGGTGCGTTTGACTCGTTTGCTAGAAACCTATCAAAAAACCCAAAACGCTTTAGATGAAAGCCTAGAATTATTTGAGCTCGCTCAAAATGACAACGATGAAGCTACCCTATCCTTACTTTATGAAGAAGCCCAAGACTTAGAACACAGCGTTCAAAAAGTAGAGATTGAAGTCATGCTTAGTGGTGAAAATGATAACTCAAACGCCATTATTACCATTCAGCCGGGTGCTGGGGGGACTGAGAGTCAAGATTGGGCGAGCATTTTATATCGCATGTATTTGAGATGGGCAGAAAGAAGGGGCTTTAAAAGCGAGATTTTAGACTATCAAGATGGCGAAGAGGCGGGTATTAAAGGGGTAGCTTTTATCATTAAAGGCGAAAACGCTTATGGCTATTTGAAAAATGAAAGCGGGGTGCATAGGTTAGTTAGAATCTCACCCTTTGATGCGAATGCCAAACGCCATACAAGTTTTGCAAGCGTGCAAATTAGCCCAGAATTAGATGATGGTATTGATATAGAAATTGATGAAAAAGATGTGCGTTATGATTATTATAGGGCTAGTGGGGCGGGCGGTCAACATGTCAATAAGACAGAGAGTGCAGTAAGAATCACGCATTTTCCAACAGGCATTGTGGTGCAATGTCAAAATGACAGAAGTCAGCACAAGAACAAGGCGAGCGCTTTAAAAATGCTTAAATCTAAACTTTATGAATTAGAATTAGAAAAACAACAAAATAGTGCCAAAAACGAAGAAAAAAGCGAAATTGGCTGGGGACATCAAATTAGAAGCTATGTTCTAGCCCCCTATCAGCAAGTCAAGGACGCTCGCTCAAATAGTGCCTATAGCAATGTAGAGGCGATTTTAGATGGCGATATTGATGAAATTTTAGAGGGTGTTTTGATAGCTAAAGCTTAA
- the arsS gene encoding acid-sensing histidine kinase ArsS, translating to MRFSIFSKVIILFLITLFSFGAFAYYFVYSQMNHESHQNEMRHYQFVTTINEILNNYSDYGTVEDYLYKIGFRETTIDNLEKILAKRRSQILRHREIGHAEVFKFSDKVFILLKKNEHFVLYKDLHSISYRNYFFAITAGLLLILLLFLFVLQSLLPLRELRMQVHRFAKGDKEVICKSDQKDEIGDLANEFDNCIQKINAMNESRVLFLRSIMHELRTPIAKGKILTAMLEEELFQKRFTSIFDRLNMLIEQFARIEQLASKNYTSNKEKFLMSDLMDRVEKMLLIDETKESPIHLSSSHYIIEADFDLFSIVLKNMIDNAIKYSDDKQVCIDFIGNDLVVSNYGEPLKEDFEKYLQPYFKAANPSEAHGFGLGMYIIKNALEAMGLELSYHYSKGKNCFSIHDCVFNNFCDLEDNEEAVTPPPPEKIKKIEEVNFGTKS from the coding sequence TTGCGTTTTTCTATCTTTTCTAAAGTCATCATTTTATTTTTGATAACGCTCTTTAGTTTTGGGGCGTTCGCTTACTACTTTGTGTATTCTCAAATGAATCATGAAAGCCATCAAAACGAAATGCGCCACTATCAATTTGTTACCACGATTAATGAGATTTTGAATAACTACTCTGATTATGGAACCGTAGAGGACTATCTCTATAAAATCGGATTTAGAGAAACCACGATAGATAATTTAGAAAAAATTTTAGCTAAGAGACGCAGTCAAATTTTACGCCATAGAGAAATAGGGCATGCGGAGGTGTTTAAATTCAGCGATAAGGTTTTTATCCTTTTAAAAAAGAACGAACATTTTGTGCTTTATAAAGACTTGCATTCCATTTCATACAGAAATTATTTCTTTGCGATTACAGCAGGTTTACTACTCATTTTACTACTCTTTTTATTTGTTTTACAAAGCTTGTTGCCCTTAAGAGAGTTACGCATGCAAGTGCATCGCTTTGCTAAGGGCGATAAAGAGGTTATCTGTAAAAGCGACCAAAAAGATGAAATAGGAGATTTAGCTAACGAATTTGACAATTGTATTCAAAAAATCAATGCCATGAATGAATCACGGGTTTTATTCTTACGCTCTATCATGCATGAATTACGCACGCCTATTGCTAAAGGTAAAATACTCACCGCTATGCTAGAAGAAGAGTTGTTTCAAAAACGCTTCACATCTATCTTTGACCGCCTTAACATGTTGATTGAGCAATTCGCTCGTATTGAACAACTCGCTTCTAAAAATTATACGAGCAATAAAGAAAAATTTTTAATGAGTGATTTAATGGATAGGGTTGAAAAAATGCTTTTAATTGATGAGACTAAAGAAAGCCCTATCCATTTATCTTCTTCACACTACATTATTGAAGCGGACTTTGACCTGTTTTCTATCGTGCTAAAAAACATGATAGACAATGCTATCAAATACAGCGATGACAAACAGGTTTGTATAGATTTCATAGGAAATGACTTGGTCGTTTCTAATTATGGAGAGCCTTTAAAAGAAGATTTTGAAAAATACCTACAGCCTTATTTTAAAGCTGCTAATCCTAGCGAAGCCCATGGTTTTGGACTTGGCATGTATATTATTAAAAATGCCTTAGAAGCTATGGGGTTGGAATTGAGTTATCATTACAGCAAAGGGAAAAATTGTTTTAGCATTCATGATTGTGTTTTCAATAATTTTTGCGACTTAGAAGACAATGAAGAAGCAGTTACCCCCCCCCCCCCAGAAAAAATCAAAAAGATAGAAGAAGTCAATTTTGGAACTAAAAGCTAA
- the cheZ gene encoding protein phosphatase CheZ, which translates to MTQEELDALMNGGNLESLDDIKESTNNSHNDSQEEDSKDSEKMTVKKEDAEKYGKISPNEWPPPPPTEEHKIVHQLDDVTRDSEAKATQIFDQLDLIGAGADKIVKMVKKIQEPLKKHQEIFENLHTNFPSIEAFKNALEEQQEMLTSLKTIKEEAEGCSDGSMQAMDIMQFQDIHRQKIERVVNVMRALSQYMNSLFEGKIDDSKRVSSATYIAGDEKEDLASADDIEALIASFGAK; encoded by the coding sequence ATGACACAAGAAGAACTAGATGCTTTAATGAATGGTGGCAACCTAGAGAGCTTAGATGACATAAAAGAATCCACCAACAATTCTCATAACGATTCACAAGAAGAAGACTCTAAAGATAGTGAAAAAATGACTGTCAAAAAAGAAGATGCTGAAAAATATGGTAAGATTAGCCCTAATGAGTGGCCACCACCTCCCCCTACTGAAGAGCATAAAATCGTGCATCAATTAGATGATGTTACAAGAGATTCTGAGGCTAAAGCAACACAGATTTTTGACCAATTAGATTTAATTGGTGCGGGTGCAGATAAAATCGTTAAAATGGTGAAAAAAATCCAAGAACCCCTAAAAAAACACCAAGAGATTTTTGAGAATTTACATACCAATTTTCCTAGCATTGAAGCTTTTAAAAACGCCTTAGAAGAGCAACAAGAAATGTTAACCTCTCTCAAAACCATTAAAGAAGAAGCTGAAGGATGTTCTGATGGCTCCATGCAAGCTATGGATATTATGCAGTTTCAAGACATTCATCGCCAAAAGATTGAAAGGGTCGTTAATGTCATGCGTGCACTTAGTCAGTATATGAACTCTTTATTTGAGGGCAAGATTGATGATTCTAAGCGTGTGAGTTCTGCCACTTATATCGCTGGTGATGAAAAAGAAGATTTAGCGAGCGCTGATGATATTGAAGCCTTAATTGCTTCTTTTGGAGCTAAGTAA
- a CDS encoding tetratricopeptide repeat protein: MQLETITLANIYEEQGFQEEALQIYTNILKKNPNHKEALKHVERLAKVPKDTESTNENTHAYLKKDFEPVLNPTLEEHYLNFIKGSGLSLNTLEKWLVEWN, encoded by the coding sequence ATGCAATTAGAAACAATCACGCTCGCTAACATTTATGAAGAACAGGGATTTCAAGAAGAAGCGTTACAAATTTATACCAACATTTTAAAAAAAAATCCTAACCATAAAGAAGCTTTAAAACATGTGGAACGCTTGGCAAAAGTTCCCAAAGATACTGAAAGCACTAATGAAAACACTCATGCTTATCTCAAAAAAGACTTTGAGCCAGTCTTAAATCCGACCCTAGAAGAACACTATTTAAACTTTATCAAAGGAAGTGGTTTGAGCTTAAATACTTTAGAAAAATGGCTTGTAGAATGGAATTAA
- the hemB gene encoding porphobilinogen synthase gives MFKRLRRMRSNQNLRDLVTEIRLNIKDFIAPLFVIEGNNIKNEISSMPEVYQMSIEHVLKECEELQSLGINAILLFGIPKEKDTLGSHALNENHIVARATREIKKRFPNLVIVADLCFCEYTEHGHCGILENGCVNNDKTLEILNAQGIILAESGIDLLAPSNMMDGNVLSLRKALDGAGFSHMPIMSYSTKFASSYYGPFRDVANSTPSFGDRKSYQMNYANRKEALLESLEDEKQGADILMVKPALAYLDIVREIRNHTLLPLAAYNVSGEYAMLKLAQKHNLINYENTLLETMTCFKRAGADIIISYHAKEVAILLRKELNGKSI, from the coding sequence ATGTTTAAGAGACTACGCCGTATGCGTTCTAATCAAAATTTAAGAGATTTAGTAACAGAAATCAGATTAAACATTAAAGATTTTATCGCCCCCTTATTTGTCATAGAAGGCAATAATATTAAAAACGAGATTAGCTCTATGCCTGAAGTGTATCAAATGAGTATTGAACATGTTTTAAAAGAGTGCGAAGAATTACAAAGTTTAGGTATAAATGCAATCTTACTTTTTGGCATACCTAAAGAAAAAGACACGCTAGGTAGCCATGCCTTAAATGAAAATCACATTGTAGCAAGAGCGACTAGAGAAATTAAAAAACGATTTCCTAATCTTGTAATTGTGGCGGATTTGTGCTTTTGCGAATACACAGAGCATGGGCATTGTGGGATTTTAGAAAATGGCTGTGTTAATAACGATAAAACGCTAGAGATTTTAAACGCTCAAGGGATAATCTTAGCAGAAAGTGGGATAGATTTGCTTGCTCCAAGCAACATGATGGATGGGAATGTGCTAAGTTTAAGAAAAGCCCTAGATGGTGCAGGTTTTTCGCATATGCCTATTATGAGCTATTCTACTAAATTTGCTAGTAGCTATTATGGGCCTTTTAGAGATGTGGCAAACTCCACGCCTAGTTTTGGGGATAGAAAAAGCTATCAAATGAACTATGCCAACAGAAAAGAAGCCCTTTTAGAAAGCTTGGAAGATGAAAAGCAAGGGGCGGATATTTTAATGGTAAAGCCCGCTTTAGCGTATTTAGATATTGTTAGAGAAATTAGAAATCATACTTTACTACCCTTAGCGGCGTATAATGTGAGTGGGGAATATGCGATGTTAAAACTCGCTCAAAAGCACAACTTAATTAATTATGAAAACACTTTATTAGAAACGATGACTTGCTTTAAAAGAGCGGGCGCAGATATTATTATTAGCTATCATGCCAAAGAAGTAGCAATTTTATTAAGAAAGGAATTAAATGGGAAGAGCATTTGA
- a CDS encoding tetratricopeptide repeat protein, producing MINSRTKKLVFMLMVVVGCLSGLMATTGEGYLKKGNEALKNGNYQQAVSFYKRGCNLRVGVSCTTLGSMYEDGDGVEQDFSRAVDYYKRGCSLKDNLSCASLGSMYEDGDGVEKDFSRAMSYYRRGCHLMGGVSCGGLGFMYFNGVGVEQDYSKAFYYAQKACRLDYGISCNLVGHMYRNGKGVEKDLKKALASFKRGCHLKNGASCVGLGYMYETGIHVGKNEQQAMALYKKGCHLKDGSGCHNVAAMYFNGKGATKDLPKAASFYKEGCSLGFSSSCKMLEMIHNKH from the coding sequence ATGATAAACAGCCGGACTAAAAAATTGGTTTTTATGTTGATGGTAGTGGTAGGTTGCCTTAGTGGTTTGATGGCTACAACAGGTGAGGGGTATCTTAAGAAAGGTAATGAAGCCCTTAAGAATGGAAATTATCAGCAAGCGGTATCTTTTTACAAGAGAGGTTGTAATTTGAGAGTGGGTGTTAGTTGCACGACTTTAGGCTCTATGTATGAGGATGGCGATGGTGTGGAGCAGGATTTTTCAAGGGCTGTTGATTACTATAAGAGGGGTTGTAGTCTGAAAGACAATCTTAGTTGTGCTAGCCTAGGTTCTATGTATGAGGATGGCGATGGGGTGGAAAAAGACTTTTCAAGGGCGATGTCCTACTATAGAAGGGGTTGCCATCTTATGGGTGGAGTGAGCTGTGGTGGTTTAGGTTTTATGTATTTTAATGGTGTGGGTGTCGAGCAGGACTATTCTAAGGCCTTTTATTATGCTCAGAAAGCATGCAGATTGGATTATGGGATTAGTTGTAATCTTGTGGGGCATATGTATAGAAACGGAAAAGGTGTAGAAAAAGATTTAAAAAAAGCTCTCGCGAGTTTCAAAAGAGGTTGCCATTTAAAGAATGGGGCAAGTTGTGTGGGCTTGGGCTACATGTATGAGACCGGTATACATGTGGGCAAAAATGAACAGCAAGCCATGGCTCTTTATAAAAAGGGTTGCCATTTAAAGGATGGAAGTGGTTGTCATAATGTTGCGGCTATGTATTTCAATGGTAAGGGTGCCACAAAAGATTTGCCTAAAGCGGCTTCATTTTACAAAGAAGGGTGTTCTTTGGGCTTTAGTAGTAGTTGCAAGATGTTAGAAATGATTCATAATAAGCATTAG
- the arsR gene encoding acid response regulator transcription factor ArsR, which produces MVEVLMIEDDIELAEFLSEFLSQHGIHVTNYDEPYTGISAANTQNYDLLLLDLTLPNLDGLEVCRRISKQKHIPIIISSARSDVEDKIKALDYGADDYIPKPYDPKELLARIQSLLRRSSKKEESNEQGDLSVFRVDKDSREVYMHEKKLDLTRAEYEILSLLISKKGYVFSRESIAIESESINPESSNKSIDVIIGRLRAKIEKNPKQPQYIISVRGIGYKLEY; this is translated from the coding sequence ATGGTAGAAGTTTTAATGATAGAAGATGATATTGAATTAGCCGAATTTTTGAGCGAATTTTTATCTCAACATGGCATTCATGTAACTAATTATGATGAGCCATATACCGGCATTAGTGCGGCTAACACACAAAATTATGATTTGCTTTTATTGGATTTAACCTTGCCTAATTTAGATGGCTTAGAAGTGTGCAGACGCATTTCCAAACAAAAACATATCCCTATTATTATTTCTTCGGCAAGGAGTGATGTAGAAGATAAAATTAAAGCGTTAGATTATGGGGCTGATGATTATATTCCTAAGCCCTATGACCCTAAGGAATTATTAGCCCGTATTCAATCTCTACTCAGACGCTCTAGCAAAAAAGAAGAGAGCAATGAACAAGGCGATTTGAGTGTCTTTAGAGTGGATAAGGATAGCCGAGAAGTCTATATGCATGAAAAGAAGCTAGACTTAACCAGAGCGGAATACGAAATCCTTTCTTTATTGATTAGCAAGAAGGGCTATGTATTCAGTCGTGAATCTATCGCCATAGAGAGCGAAAGCATTAACCCTGAAAGCTCTAATAAGAGTATTGATGTGATTATTGGTCGTTTGCGTGCTAAAATTGAGAAAAACCCCAAACAACCACAATACATTATTTCCGTTAGGGGAATTGGCTATAAACTAGAATATTAA